From Bradyrhizobium sp. AZCC 1610:
CATGGCGGGACGGAAAACTGGTCGCCGCAGCGCTGGAAGGGCCGGTTCGACGAGGTCTGCGAGGGACGGTCCGTGCTGCTGCTGCCGGATGCCTCGTTCGATCCGGCGGAGGTGCATTACGCCGCGGTGTGGAAGCCGCATCCGGGCGAACTCGCCGTCTTCCCCAATCTGCGTGTCATCTTCAATCTCGGCGCCGGTGTCGACGCGCTGATGGCGGACCGCTCATTGCCTGACGTGCCGCTGGTGCGCGTGGCCGTCACCGACCTCACCGCGCGGATGACCGAGTACGTCGCGCTGCATGTGCTGATGCACCACCGGCAGGAGCCCTACTTGCGGGAATCCCAGCGCGCAAAGCGCTGGGCGCCGAAATCGCAATGGGCGGCGGCGGCTGTTACGGTCGGCATCATGGGGCTGGGTACGCTCGGGGCCGATGCGGCAGGTGTGCTGAAGCGCCTGGGCTTTCGCGTCGCGGGCTGGAGCCGCAGCCCCAGGGCGATCGACGGCATCGATTGCTTTCACGGCGAAGCGCAGTTCGAAGCGTTCCTGCGGCGGACCGACATCCTGGTCTGCCTGTTGCCGCTGACGCCGGAGACGCGACACATTCTCAACCGTGACGTTTTCAGGAAACTGAACCGCACCAGCCCACTCGGCGCGCCGGTGCTGATCAATGCCGGCCGCGGGGCCTTGCAGAACGAGGCCGACATCCTGCAATGCCTCGACGACGGCACGCTCGGTGGCGCCTCGCTCGACGTCTACGCCACCGAGCCGCTGCCCGTG
This genomic window contains:
- a CDS encoding 2-hydroxyacid dehydrogenase; this translates as MNKGALALLVHGGTENWSPQRWKGRFDEVCEGRSVLLLPDASFDPAEVHYAAVWKPHPGELAVFPNLRVIFNLGAGVDALMADRSLPDVPLVRVAVTDLTARMTEYVALHVLMHHRQEPYLRESQRAKRWAPKSQWAAAAVTVGIMGLGTLGADAAGVLKRLGFRVAGWSRSPRAIDGIDCFHGEAQFEAFLRRTDILVCLLPLTPETRHILNRDVFRKLNRTSPLGAPVLINAGRGALQNEADILQCLDDGTLGGASLDVYATEPLPVDSPFWTHPKVVLTPHNAADTDPDEISKYVAQQIARFEAGGALENVVDRRRGY